The following coding sequences lie in one Syngnathus scovelli strain Florida chromosome 1, RoL_Ssco_1.2, whole genome shotgun sequence genomic window:
- the syt4 gene encoding synaptotagmin-4: protein MAPVTLEDGAQPVAVPGGVAAASVFGLIFTASAFAWICCQRKNTKGQKTPPYKFVHMLKGVDIYPESLGGKKKFAPATGVTTNKVGQTDVNGNCRSAVTPVDSPELASSPGGSRSALHLDLEQLDLNGNFPTKPSHQLKVRRSPDLEPGTTDRREPPSPSISSHAPTPATDEREGRLGTLRFALEYHAEKKAFIVHIQEARDLSPTDEQSLTSDPYIKLTLLPEKKHRVKTRVLRKTLDPTFDETFSFYGIPLPSVSKLALQFMVLSFDRFSRDEIIGETLVPLSGIDLSEGRVLMSREIIKRNVKKSWGRGELLLSLCYQSATNTLTVVVLKARHLPKNDNNGPSDPYVKVNLYHGKKRVCKKKTRVKKCAPNPVFNEPFTFDLPSDHGPRDAGVELLLMDSDPGDSRCPKPVLGRLLMGMTAAGTAGEHWREICEHPRRQIAKWHAMSEG, encoded by the exons ATGGCACCAGTGACGCTGGAGGATGGAGCGCAGCCTG TGGCGGTCCCGGGAGGTGTCGCGGCGGCAAGCGTCTTCGGCTTGATCTTCACCGCGTCGGCCTTTGCGTGGATCTGCTGCCAGCGCAAAAACACTAAAGGCCAGAAGACGCCCCCGTACAAGTTTGTGCACATGCTCAAAGGTGTCGACATTTATCCGGAAAGCCTCGGCGGCAAAAAGAAGTTTGCCCCCGCTACCGGCGTGACAACCAATAAAGTCGGTCAAACGGACGTTAACGGGAACTGCCGGAGCGCCGTGACGCCCGTGGATAGTCCCGAGCTGGCGTCGAGCCCGGGTGGCTCCAGATCGGCGCTACATCTGGACCTGGAGCAACTGGACCTCAACGGAAACTTCCCCACCAAACCCTCTCACCAGCTCAAGGTGCGGCGCTCGCCCGACTTGGAGCCCGGCACGACGGACCGCCGGGAACCCCCCTCGCCGTCCATCTCCAGCCACGCTCCGACCCCGGCCACGGATGAGAGAGAGGGGAGGCTCGGAACCCTCCGCTTTGCCCTTGAGTATCACGCGGAGAAGAAGGCCTTCATCGTCCACATTCAG GAAGCCCGTGACCTGAGCCCAACCGATGAGCAATCCTTGACGTCTGACCCCTACATCAAGCTGACCCTGCTGCCTGAGAAGAAGCACAGAGTCAAGACCAGAGTGCTAAGGAAGACTCTGGACCCGACTTTTGACGAAACCTTCAGCTTTTACGGGATCCCCTTGCCCAGTGTGTCCAAACTGGCTCTCCAGTTTATGGTGCTCAGCTTTGACAGGTTCTCCCGCGACGAAATCATCGGCGAGACCCTCGTCCCGCTCTCGGGAATCGACCTGTCCGAAGGCCGCGTGCTGATGAGCCGGGAGATCATCAAGAGGAACGTCAAG AAGTCTTGGGGCCGAGGCGAGCTGCTGCTGTCCTTGTGTTACCAATCCGCCACCAACACTCTGACCGTGGTGGTCCTCAAGGCCCGCCACCTGCCCAAGAATGACAACAACGGCCCCTCGG ATCCGTACGTCAAAGTCAACCTGTACCACGGAAAGAAGCGCGTGTGCAAGAAGAAGACCCGCGTTAAGAAGTGCGCCCCCAACCCCGTCTTCAACGAGCCCTTCACCTTCGACCTGCCCTCCGACCATGGCCCGAGGGACGCCGGCGTGGAACTGCTGCTGATGGACTCCGACCCGGGGGACTCCCGCTGTCCGAAGCCGGTCCTCGGCCGCCTGCTGATGGGAATGACGGCGGCAGGCACCGCCGGCGAGCACTGGCGGGAGATCTGCGAGCACCCGCGGCGCCAGATTGCCAAGTGGCACGCCATGTCCGAGGGTTAA